A stretch of the Acanthochromis polyacanthus isolate Apoly-LR-REF ecotype Palm Island chromosome 22, KAUST_Apoly_ChrSc, whole genome shotgun sequence genome encodes the following:
- the LOC127531964 gene encoding gastrula zinc finger protein XlCGF26.1-like isoform X3: MDSSQKKCKHSDGVKCRTSEEDKEGSATTAKRDESLSCEQCGKTFITATKLRIHKRIHTVEKPFSCDQCGKAFTTKTLLKRHQLIHSEVKAFNCDQCGKAFNDKSNLRRHQLIHSEVKAFSCDQCGKAFTHKSALRHQLIHSGVKPFSCDQCGKAFTDKSTLRDHQFIHSGVKPFNCDQCGKAFTHKRHLKSHQLIHSGVKPFNCDQCGKAFTHKSHLKSHQLIHSGVKPFNCDQCGKAFTDKSNLRRHQLIHSEAKAFSCDQCGKAFTHKSTLAKHQLIHSGVKPFNCDQCGKAFTDKSTLRDHQFIHSGVKPFSCDQCGKAFTQKIMLKSHQLIHSGVKPFNCDQCGKAFTHKRNLKSHQLIHSGVKPFNCDQCVKTFTQHEQLLIHQCPHSGRKRYHCDSCEKTFKHQQSLKCHQRIHTGYDVYVCDYCGELFVQYSQLKAHEVTHTGVKPYICDQCGKRYSSIAYLKVHQRVHTGERPYRCDECKKTFTTLGSLKQHQQIHTRKKAFNQCHSENGTDGQNSQTCQHSANGEQCCFDQSGPTSNQQGTLQRHQRMHTGHRLNPCQEDFSMQDSVKVHEVLHKLKVLEIRLHRIQENNVMSAPRDPIQGAFLFQRSLEGQKTNGIKWKNSGSPCLAFRASSLELR; this comes from the exons aaatgtaaacacagtgaTGGAGTGAAATGtcggacctctgaggaggataaggagggttcggcaacaacagcaaaaagagatgaatcactgagttgtgagcaatgtggcaagacttttatcacagcaacaaagctaagaattcacaaacgtattcacactgtggagaaaccattcagctgtgatcagtgtggaaaggcttttacgaCCAAGACTctgttaaaaagacatcaactcattcacagtgaagttaaagcattcaactgtgatcagtgtggaaaggcttttaatGACAAAAGTAACTTAAGacgtcatcaactcattcacagtgaagttaaagcattcagctgtgatcagtgtggaaaggcttttactcacaagagtgcgttaagacatcaactcatccacagtggagttaaaccattcagctgtgatcagtgtggaaaggcttttactgacaaGAGTACGTTAAGAGATCATCaattcattcacagtggagttaagccattcaactgtgatcagtgtggaaaggcttttactcacaagagacacttaaaaagtcatcaactcattcacagtggagttaagccattcaactgtgatcagtgtggaaaggcttttactcacaagagtcacttaaaaagtcatcaactcattcacagtggagttaaaccattcaactgtgatcagtgtggaaaggcttttactgacaaAAGTAACTTAAGacgtcatcaactcattcacagtgaagctaaagcattcagctgtgatcagtgtggaaaggcttttactcacaagagtactctagcaaaacatcaactcatccacagtggagttaaaccattcaactgtgatcagtgtggaaaggcttttactgacaaGAGTACGTTAAGAGATCATCaattcattcacagtggagtaaagccattcagctgtgatcagtgtggaaaggcttttactcagaagattatgttaaaaagtcatcaactcattcacagtggagtgaaaccattcaactgtgatcagtgtggaaaggcttttactcacaagagaaacttaaaaagtcatcaactcattcacagtggagttaaaccattcaactgtgatcagtgtgtgaaaacctttactcaacatgaacagttgttgatccatcaatgcccccattctggtagaaagcggtaccactgtgactcctgtgaaaaaactttcaagcaccaacaaagcttaaaatgtcaccaacgcatccacactggatatgatgtgtatgtatgtgattACTGTGGTGAACTATTTGTACagtactcacagttaaaagctcatgaagtgacccacactggggttaaaccatacatttgtgaccagtgtgggaagcGCTACAGCTCCATTGCatacctcaaagttcaccaacgtgtccacactggggagagaccatacagatgtgacgagtgtaagaagacttttacaactttgggttccctgaaacaacaccagcagatccacaccagaaagaaagcattcaatcagtgtcacagtgag aacggaacagatggacaaaactctcagacttgtcagcactctgccaatggtgaacagtgctgctttgaccagtctggaccgACGTCCAATcaacaaggaaccctacaacgacaccagcgtatgcacactggacacagactgaacccctgccaagaagatttctccatgcaggattcagtaaaagttcatgaagtcctccacaaacttaaagtccttgagatccggcttcacagaattcag
- the LOC127531964 gene encoding gastrula zinc finger protein XlCGF26.1-like isoform X4, which translates to MDSSQKKCKHSDGVKCRTSEEDKEGSATTAKRDESLSCEQCGKTFITATKLRIHKRIHTVEKPFSCDQCGKAFTTKTLLKRHQLIHSEVKAFNCDQCGKAFNDKSNLRRHQLIHSEVKAFSCDQCGKAFTHKSALRHQLIHSGVKPFSCDQCGKAFTDKSTLRDHQFIHSGVKPFNCDQCGKAFTHKRHLKSHQLIHSGVKPFNCDQCGKAFTHKSHLKSHQLIHSGVKPFNCDQCGKAFTDKSNLRRHQLIHSEAKAFSCDQCGKAFTHKSTLAKHQLIHSGVKPFNCDQCGKAFTDKSTLRDHQFIHSGVKPFSCDQCGKAFTQKIMLKSHQLIHSGVKPFNCDQCGKAFTHKRNLKSHQLIHSGVKPFNCDQCVKTFTQHEQLLIHQCPHSGRKRYHCDSCEKTFKHQQSLKCHQRIHTGYDVYVCDYCGELFVQYSQLKAHEVTHTGVKPYICDQCGKRYSSIAYLKVHQRVHTGERPYRCDECKKTFTTLGSLKQHQQIHTRKKAFNQCHSENGTDGQNSQTCQHSANGEQCCFDQSGPTSNQQGTLQRHQRMHTGHRLNPCQEDFSMQDSVKVHEVLHKLKVLEIRLHRIQENNVMSAPRDPIQGAFLFQRSLEGQKTNLCWAADEPNT; encoded by the exons aaatgtaaacacagtgaTGGAGTGAAATGtcggacctctgaggaggataaggagggttcggcaacaacagcaaaaagagatgaatcactgagttgtgagcaatgtggcaagacttttatcacagcaacaaagctaagaattcacaaacgtattcacactgtggagaaaccattcagctgtgatcagtgtggaaaggcttttacgaCCAAGACTctgttaaaaagacatcaactcattcacagtgaagttaaagcattcaactgtgatcagtgtggaaaggcttttaatGACAAAAGTAACTTAAGacgtcatcaactcattcacagtgaagttaaagcattcagctgtgatcagtgtggaaaggcttttactcacaagagtgcgttaagacatcaactcatccacagtggagttaaaccattcagctgtgatcagtgtggaaaggcttttactgacaaGAGTACGTTAAGAGATCATCaattcattcacagtggagttaagccattcaactgtgatcagtgtggaaaggcttttactcacaagagacacttaaaaagtcatcaactcattcacagtggagttaagccattcaactgtgatcagtgtggaaaggcttttactcacaagagtcacttaaaaagtcatcaactcattcacagtggagttaaaccattcaactgtgatcagtgtggaaaggcttttactgacaaAAGTAACTTAAGacgtcatcaactcattcacagtgaagctaaagcattcagctgtgatcagtgtggaaaggcttttactcacaagagtactctagcaaaacatcaactcatccacagtggagttaaaccattcaactgtgatcagtgtggaaaggcttttactgacaaGAGTACGTTAAGAGATCATCaattcattcacagtggagtaaagccattcagctgtgatcagtgtggaaaggcttttactcagaagattatgttaaaaagtcatcaactcattcacagtggagtgaaaccattcaactgtgatcagtgtggaaaggcttttactcacaagagaaacttaaaaagtcatcaactcattcacagtggagttaaaccattcaactgtgatcagtgtgtgaaaacctttactcaacatgaacagttgttgatccatcaatgcccccattctggtagaaagcggtaccactgtgactcctgtgaaaaaactttcaagcaccaacaaagcttaaaatgtcaccaacgcatccacactggatatgatgtgtatgtatgtgattACTGTGGTGAACTATTTGTACagtactcacagttaaaagctcatgaagtgacccacactggggttaaaccatacatttgtgaccagtgtgggaagcGCTACAGCTCCATTGCatacctcaaagttcaccaacgtgtccacactggggagagaccatacagatgtgacgagtgtaagaagacttttacaactttgggttccctgaaacaacaccagcagatccacaccagaaagaaagcattcaatcagtgtcacagtgag aacggaacagatggacaaaactctcagacttgtcagcactctgccaatggtgaacagtgctgctttgaccagtctggaccgACGTCCAATcaacaaggaaccctacaacgacaccagcgtatgcacactggacacagactgaacccctgccaagaagatttctccatgcaggattcagtaaaagttcatgaagtcctccacaaacttaaagtccttgagatccggcttcacagaattcag
- the LOC127531967 gene encoding gastrula zinc finger protein XlCGF26.1-like, translated as MDSSQKKCKHSNGVRCRTSEEDKDGSATTAKRDESLSCEQCDKTFITATKLRIHKHIHTVDKPFSCDQCGKAFTQKSDLKRHQLIHSGVKPFSCDQCGKAFTHKSQLKSHQLIHSGVKPFSCDQCGKAFTQKSDLKRHQLIHSGVKPFSCDQCGKAFTHNSHLKSHQLMHSGVKPFSCDQCGKAFTHNSHLKSHQLMHSGVKPFNCDQCGKAFTRKTHLKSHQLMHSGVKPFSCDQCGKAFTKKSDLKRHQLIHSGVKPFSCDQCGKAFTHNSHLKSHQLIHSAVKPFSCAQCGKAFTQKSQLKSHQLIHSGVKLFGCDQCGKAFTLKSTLRSHQLMHSGVKPFSCDQCGKAFTHKSQLKSHQLIHSGVKPFSCAQCGKAFNQKSMLKRHQLIHSGVKLFSCNQCGKAFTRKTHLKSHQLIYSGVKPFNCDQCVKTFTQHEQLLIHQCPHSGTKRYHCDSCEKTFSSQQTLKYHQRIHTGHDVYRCDHCGEPFALYSQLKAHEVTHTGVKPYLCDQCGKRYSYIANLKVHQRVHTGERPYRCDECKKTFTTLGSLKQHQQIRTRKKAFNQCHSENGTDGQKSQTCQHSANGEQCCFDQSGPTSNQQGTLQRHQRMHTGHRLNPCQEDFSMQGSVKVYEVLHKLKVLEIRLHRIQV; from the exons atggattcttcacaaaag aaatgtaaacacagcaatggagtgagatgtcggacctctgaggaggataaggatggttcggcaacaacggcaaaaagagatgaatcactgagttgtgagcaatgtgacAAGACTTTTattacagcaacaaagctaagaattcacaaacatattcacactgtggacaaaccattcagctgtgatcaatgtggaaaggcttttactcagaagagtgacttaaaaagacatcaactcattcacagtggagttaaaccattcagctgtgatcagtgtggaaaggcttttactcacaagagtcagttaaaaagccatcaactcattcacagtggagttaaaccattcagctgtgatcagtgtgggaaggcttttactcagaagagtgacttaaaaagacatcaactcattcacagtggagttaaaccattcagctgtgatcagtgtggaaaggcttttactcacaatagtcacttaaaaagccatcaactcatgcacagtggagttaaaccattcagctgtgatcagtgtggaaaggcttttactcacaatagtcacttaaaaagccatcaactcatgcacagtggagttaaaccattcaactgtgatcagtgtggtaaggcttttactcggaagactcatttaaaaagccatcaactcatgcacagtggagttaaaccattcagctgtgatcagtgtggaaaggcttttactaagaagagtgacttaaaaagacatcaactcattcacagtggagttaaaccattcagctgtgatcagtgtggaaaggcttttactcacaatagtcacttaaaaagccatcaactcattcacagtgcagtgaaaccattcagctgtgctcagtgtggaaaggcttttactcagaagagtcagttaaaaagccatcaactcattcacagtggagtgaaattgtttggctgtgatcaatgtggaaaggcttttactctcAAGAGTACATTAAGAAGTCATCAACtaatgcacagtggagttaaaccattcagctgtgatcagtgtggaaaggcttttactcacaagagtcagttaaaaagccatcaactcattcacagtggagttaaaccattcagctgtgctcagtgtggaaaggcttttaatCAGAAGAGtatgttaaaaagacatcagctcattcacagtggagtgaaattgttcagctgtaatcagtgtggtaaggcttttactcggaagactcatttaaaaagccatcaactcatttacagtggagtgaaaccattcaactgtgatcagtgtgtgaaaacctttactcagcatgaacagttgttgatccatcaatgcccccattctggtacaaagcggtaccactgtgactcctgtgaaaaaactttcagctCCCAACAGACCTTAAAatatcaccaacgcatccacactggacatgatgtgtaccgatgtgatcactgtggtgaaccatttgcattgtactcacagttaaaagctcatgaagtgacccacactggggttaaaccatacctttgtgatcagtgtgggaaacgctacagctacattgcaaacctcaaagttcaccaacgtgtccacactggggagagaccatacagatgtgatgagtgtaagaagacttttacaactttgggttccctgaaacaacaccagcagatccgcaccagaaagaaagcattcaatcagtgtcacagtgag aacggaacagatggacaaaagtctcagacttgtcagcactctgccaatggtgaacagtgctgctttgaccagtctggaccaacgtccaaccaacaaggaaccctacaacgacaccagcgtatgcacactggacacagactgaacccctgccaagaagatttctccatgcagggttcagtaaaggtttatgaagtcctccacaaacttaaagtccttgagatccggcttcatagaattcaggtctaa